From the genome of Phaenicophaeus curvirostris isolate KB17595 chromosome 6, BPBGC_Pcur_1.0, whole genome shotgun sequence, one region includes:
- the TRA2A gene encoding transformer-2 protein homolog alpha isoform X2, whose product MSDVEENNFEGRESRSQSKSPAGSPARVKSESRSGSRSPSRASKHSESHSRSRSKSRSRSRRHSHRRYTRSRSHSHSHSHRRRSRSRSYTPEYRRRRSRSHSPMSNRRRHTGSRANPDPNTCLGVFGLSLYTTERDLREVFSRYGPLTGVNVVYDQRTGRSRGFAFVYFERIDDSKEAMEHANGMELDGRRIRVDYSITKRAHTPTPGIYMGRPTHGGGGGGGAGRRRDSYYDRGYDRGYDRYEEYDYRYRRRSPSPYYSRYRSRSRSRSYSPRRY is encoded by the exons GAGTCTCGCTCCCAGTCAAAATCTCCAGCTGGGAGTCCTGCTCGTGTAAAATCGGAGAGCAGGTCAGGATCTCGCAGTCCGTCGAGGGCTTCCAAACATTCTGAATCTCACTCTAGATCAAGATCAAAATCAAG ATCCAGGTCCAGAAGACATTCGCACAGACGTTACACTCGTTCCAGATCCCATTCCCATTCTCATTCCCATAGGAGACGTTCTCGAAGCAGATCGTACACACCAGAATATCGTCGTCGAAGGAGCCGTAGTCATTCTCCCATGTCCAACAGGAGAAGGCACACTGGCAGCAGA GCCAATCCAGATCCTAATACATGTCTTGGAGTGTTTGGTCTCAGTTTGTATACCACTGAGAGAGACTTGCGTGAAGTCTTTTCCCGTTATGGACCTTTGACTGGTGTCAATGTAGTTTATGATCAACGGACTGGACGATCAAGAGGATTTGCTTTCGTTTATTTTGAGAGAATTGATGATTCTAAAGAG GCAATGGAGCATGCGAATGGTATGGAGCTGGATGGCAGGAGGATTCGGGTGGATTACTCAATCACCAAGAGAGCACATACACCCACCCCAGGCATCTACATGGGCAGGCCAACACA tggaggaggtggtggtggtggagcagGTCGTCGCCGTGACTCGTATTATGATAGAGGGTATGACAGAGGATATGACAGATATGAAGAATATGACTACAGATACAG gAGACGATCACCATCGCCTTACTATAGTCGATACCGATCACGATCAAGATCCCGTTCCTATAGTCCAA ggcGCTACTGA
- the TRA2A gene encoding transformer-2 protein homolog alpha isoform X1 — MSDVEENNFEGRESRSQSKSPAGSPARVKSESRSGSRSPSRASKHSESHSRSRSKSRSRSRRHSHRRYTRSRSHSHSHSHRRRSRSRSYTPEYRRRRSRSHSPMSNRRRHTGSRANPDPNTCLGVFGLSLYTTERDLREVFSRYGPLTGVNVVYDQRTGRSRGFAFVYFERIDDSKEAMEHANGMELDGRRIRVDYSITKRAHTPTPGIYMGRPTHSGGGGGGGAGRRRDSYYDRGYDRGYDRYEEYDYRYRRRSPSPYYSRYRSRSRSRSYSPRRY, encoded by the exons GAGTCTCGCTCCCAGTCAAAATCTCCAGCTGGGAGTCCTGCTCGTGTAAAATCGGAGAGCAGGTCAGGATCTCGCAGTCCGTCGAGGGCTTCCAAACATTCTGAATCTCACTCTAGATCAAGATCAAAATCAAG ATCCAGGTCCAGAAGACATTCGCACAGACGTTACACTCGTTCCAGATCCCATTCCCATTCTCATTCCCATAGGAGACGTTCTCGAAGCAGATCGTACACACCAGAATATCGTCGTCGAAGGAGCCGTAGTCATTCTCCCATGTCCAACAGGAGAAGGCACACTGGCAGCAGA GCCAATCCAGATCCTAATACATGTCTTGGAGTGTTTGGTCTCAGTTTGTATACCACTGAGAGAGACTTGCGTGAAGTCTTTTCCCGTTATGGACCTTTGACTGGTGTCAATGTAGTTTATGATCAACGGACTGGACGATCAAGAGGATTTGCTTTCGTTTATTTTGAGAGAATTGATGATTCTAAAGAG GCAATGGAGCATGCGAATGGTATGGAGCTGGATGGCAGGAGGATTCGGGTGGATTACTCAATCACCAAGAGAGCACATACACCCACCCCAGGCATCTACATGGGCAGGCCAACACA cagtggaggaggtggtggtggtggagcagGTCGTCGCCGTGACTCGTATTATGATAGAGGGTATGACAGAGGATATGACAGATATGAAGAATATGACTACAGATACAG gAGACGATCACCATCGCCTTACTATAGTCGATACCGATCACGATCAAGATCCCGTTCCTATAGTCCAA ggcGCTACTGA
- the TRA2A gene encoding transformer-2 protein homolog alpha isoform X3, giving the protein MSDVEENNFEGRESRSQSKSPAGSPARVKSESRSGSRSPSRASKHSESHSRSRSKSRRRSRSRSYTPEYRRRRSRSHSPMSNRRRHTGSRANPDPNTCLGVFGLSLYTTERDLREVFSRYGPLTGVNVVYDQRTGRSRGFAFVYFERIDDSKEAMEHANGMELDGRRIRVDYSITKRAHTPTPGIYMGRPTHSGGGGGGGAGRRRDSYYDRGYDRGYDRYEEYDYRYRRRSPSPYYSRYRSRSRSRSYSPRRY; this is encoded by the exons GAGTCTCGCTCCCAGTCAAAATCTCCAGCTGGGAGTCCTGCTCGTGTAAAATCGGAGAGCAGGTCAGGATCTCGCAGTCCGTCGAGGGCTTCCAAACATTCTGAATCTCACTCTAGATCAAGATCAAAATCAAG GAGACGTTCTCGAAGCAGATCGTACACACCAGAATATCGTCGTCGAAGGAGCCGTAGTCATTCTCCCATGTCCAACAGGAGAAGGCACACTGGCAGCAGA GCCAATCCAGATCCTAATACATGTCTTGGAGTGTTTGGTCTCAGTTTGTATACCACTGAGAGAGACTTGCGTGAAGTCTTTTCCCGTTATGGACCTTTGACTGGTGTCAATGTAGTTTATGATCAACGGACTGGACGATCAAGAGGATTTGCTTTCGTTTATTTTGAGAGAATTGATGATTCTAAAGAG GCAATGGAGCATGCGAATGGTATGGAGCTGGATGGCAGGAGGATTCGGGTGGATTACTCAATCACCAAGAGAGCACATACACCCACCCCAGGCATCTACATGGGCAGGCCAACACA cagtggaggaggtggtggtggtggagcagGTCGTCGCCGTGACTCGTATTATGATAGAGGGTATGACAGAGGATATGACAGATATGAAGAATATGACTACAGATACAG gAGACGATCACCATCGCCTTACTATAGTCGATACCGATCACGATCAAGATCCCGTTCCTATAGTCCAA ggcGCTACTGA
- the TRA2A gene encoding transformer-2 protein homolog alpha isoform X4, protein MSNRRRHTGSRANPDPNTCLGVFGLSLYTTERDLREVFSRYGPLTGVNVVYDQRTGRSRGFAFVYFERIDDSKEAMEHANGMELDGRRIRVDYSITKRAHTPTPGIYMGRPTHSGGGGGGGAGRRRDSYYDRGYDRGYDRYEEYDYRYRRRSPSPYYSRYRSRSRSRSYSPRRY, encoded by the exons ATGTCCAACAGGAGAAGGCACACTGGCAGCAGA GCCAATCCAGATCCTAATACATGTCTTGGAGTGTTTGGTCTCAGTTTGTATACCACTGAGAGAGACTTGCGTGAAGTCTTTTCCCGTTATGGACCTTTGACTGGTGTCAATGTAGTTTATGATCAACGGACTGGACGATCAAGAGGATTTGCTTTCGTTTATTTTGAGAGAATTGATGATTCTAAAGAG GCAATGGAGCATGCGAATGGTATGGAGCTGGATGGCAGGAGGATTCGGGTGGATTACTCAATCACCAAGAGAGCACATACACCCACCCCAGGCATCTACATGGGCAGGCCAACACA cagtggaggaggtggtggtggtggagcagGTCGTCGCCGTGACTCGTATTATGATAGAGGGTATGACAGAGGATATGACAGATATGAAGAATATGACTACAGATACAG gAGACGATCACCATCGCCTTACTATAGTCGATACCGATCACGATCAAGATCCCGTTCCTATAGTCCAA ggcGCTACTGA